In the Paenibacillus sp. FSL H7-0357 genome, one interval contains:
- a CDS encoding winged helix-turn-helix transcriptional regulator, which yields MEEHQLTMCPRFETAFSFLGKRWNGLIIQTLMSGPKRFKDISGLIPSMSDKMLSERMKDLECEGILVRHVYPETPVRIEYELTTKGRALEPVMQQIQSWAESWVE from the coding sequence ATGGAAGAACATCAGCTGACGATGTGCCCAAGATTCGAAACGGCCTTCTCTTTCTTAGGCAAACGTTGGAATGGGCTGATTATCCAGACATTGATGAGTGGACCGAAGCGTTTTAAGGATATTTCCGGCCTGATTCCATCAATGAGCGATAAGATGCTGTCCGAACGAATGAAGGATCTGGAATGTGAGGGTATTCTGGTAAGGCATGTGTATCCGGAAACTCCGGTGCGCATCGAGTACGAATTAACCACTAAGGGCCGCGCACTTGAGCCGGTTATGCAGCAAATTCAGTCCTGGGCAGAGAGCTGGGTCGAGTAG
- a CDS encoding Gfo/Idh/MocA family protein, with translation MNNTARKRVAMVGIGDIARKVYLPLLSRHDQAEVVGVLSHSPATVQGAVGMYRLPKGTTDLNELLSWDLDAVFVHSPTPTHYEIVTQCLEHGLSVYVDKPLSYELEQSRRMAELADDKGLLLAVGFNRRYAPMYMAAKAWLTKAGGISHCQAVKHRAKLQSGSSRETVHDDLIHMLDLLLWLCGGDYELLHSSLKSDREGRLLQSSGMLSWTSGESGMYSMVRDAGADLEKLELHGNGRSVEVVDMEKVTLFEKGSLPRNQSFGSWDTILERRGFSGVVSHFLNNIHTPEQCGIAASAVLPSHVLAAKLAE, from the coding sequence ATGAATAACACTGCACGTAAAAGAGTGGCGATGGTCGGCATCGGGGATATCGCCCGTAAAGTCTATTTGCCGCTGCTCTCCCGTCATGACCAGGCCGAGGTAGTTGGAGTGCTAAGCCATTCTCCGGCTACGGTTCAGGGAGCGGTCGGTATGTACCGCTTGCCCAAAGGCACCACCGATCTAAATGAGCTGCTGTCCTGGGATCTTGATGCGGTCTTCGTGCACAGTCCCACGCCTACTCATTATGAGATTGTGACCCAGTGTCTGGAGCACGGATTATCAGTGTATGTAGATAAGCCGCTGTCTTATGAGCTGGAACAATCCCGGCGGATGGCGGAGCTGGCCGATGACAAAGGACTGCTTCTGGCTGTAGGCTTCAACCGCCGGTATGCCCCGATGTATATGGCAGCCAAGGCCTGGCTAACTAAAGCCGGCGGTATCAGCCATTGTCAGGCGGTCAAACACCGCGCGAAGCTGCAATCCGGCAGCAGCCGTGAAACTGTGCATGATGATCTGATTCATATGCTGGACCTGCTGCTCTGGCTCTGCGGCGGGGATTATGAGCTGCTTCACAGCAGTCTTAAGTCCGATCGGGAAGGCAGGCTGCTTCAATCCTCCGGAATGTTGTCCTGGACCAGCGGGGAGAGCGGAATGTACAGCATGGTCAGGGATGCCGGAGCTGACCTTGAGAAGCTGGAGCTGCACGGAAACGGCAGATCAGTAGAAGTGGTGGACATGGAGAAGGTTACGTTATTCGAGAAGGGTTCCCTGCCACGCAACCAAAGCTTCGGAAGCTGGGATACGATTCTGGAGCGGAGAGGCTTCAGCGGCGTGGTCAGTCATTTTTTGAACAATATTCATACCCCGGAGCAATGCGGCATCGCAGCTTCCGCCGTTCTGCCCAGCCATGTGCTGGCAGCGAAGCTTGCCGAATGA
- the msrB gene encoding peptide-methionine (R)-S-oxide reductase MsrB — protein MSDVQSNHIGTKTEKATFAGGCFWCMVSPFEELPGIVEILSGYTGGHTVNPTYEEVCSETTGHVEAVQITFNPDIFPYSKLLELFWQQIDPTDAGGQFYDRGTSYGTAIFTHSEEQRQQAEASKAALQASGRFSGPIVTPILPAKTFYPAEEYHQGYHHKNPGHYKRYRKGSGRDAFIENHWTHQEDKNSLKERLTPLQYEVTQNNATESPFRNEFWDHHGDGIYVDIVSGEPLFSSHDKFDSDCGWPSFTRPIRDYSVKEKTDLSHLMIRTEVRSKTADSHLGHVFNDGPGENGLRYCINSAALRFVPKEDLEKEGYGEYRVLFQHA, from the coding sequence ATGAGTGATGTTCAGTCTAACCATATAGGCACCAAAACAGAAAAAGCGACTTTTGCGGGAGGCTGTTTCTGGTGCATGGTATCTCCTTTTGAGGAGCTGCCGGGTATTGTCGAGATCCTCTCCGGTTATACGGGCGGGCATACGGTCAATCCGACCTATGAAGAAGTGTGCTCAGAAACGACCGGGCATGTTGAAGCGGTACAGATTACTTTTAACCCGGATATTTTCCCATACAGCAAGCTGCTGGAGCTGTTCTGGCAACAGATAGACCCTACAGATGCCGGAGGACAATTCTATGACCGCGGAACTTCCTACGGCACGGCGATATTCACCCATTCGGAGGAGCAGCGCCAGCAGGCAGAAGCTTCCAAGGCTGCGCTACAGGCCAGCGGACGTTTCTCGGGGCCAATTGTAACTCCAATCCTGCCGGCTAAAACGTTTTACCCTGCCGAAGAGTACCACCAGGGTTATCATCACAAGAATCCCGGACATTACAAGCGTTACCGCAAGGGCTCCGGCCGGGATGCTTTTATCGAGAATCACTGGACACATCAGGAGGATAAGAACAGTCTGAAGGAACGTTTGACGCCGCTGCAATACGAAGTGACGCAGAACAACGCTACGGAATCGCCTTTCCGCAACGAATTCTGGGATCATCATGGAGACGGTATATACGTAGATATCGTATCCGGTGAGCCGCTTTTCAGTTCCCATGATAAATTCGATTCCGATTGCGGGTGGCCCAGCTTTACCCGGCCAATCCGCGACTATTCGGTCAAGGAGAAAACCGATCTCAGCCACTTGATGATCCGCACGGAAGTGCGCAGCAAAACTGCCGATTCCCACCTTGGTCATGTGTTCAACGACGGTCCCGGTGAAAATGGCCTGCGGTACTGCATCAATTCGGCTGCCCTGCGTTTTGTGCCGAAAGAAGATCTGGAGAAGGAAGGCTATGGAGAGTACCGTGTGCTCTTCCAGCATGCCTGA
- the metE gene encoding 5-methyltetrahydropteroyltriglutamate--homocysteine S-methyltransferase, with the protein MTNNIKTSSLGYPRIGKNREWKKTLEAYWSGKINEEAFRAEMAGIQLQHLKTQQQAGIALIPVNDFTFYDHVLDTAAMFGIVPPRYAYDGGDIPLDLYFAMARGNSAAPACEMTKWFNTNYHYIVPEIGGQTPRLIENKPLAAYRFAKEQAGIEGKPVIVGLYTFLKLSKGFAADQIAEVAARFLPVYVQLLQELQQEGVAWVQIDEPAIVTGLTAEEVELLGTIYREIAAAVPGLHVLLQTYFEAAEPLEALLELPVQGIGLDFVHDGGANLASIRRLGWPEDKWLGAGIIDGRNIWRSDLDAKLELVRALKSHVPDERLILQPSSSLLHVPVTVQGEDKLKPAVRQALAFADEKLAELSLIAAAAGEDGQVYAAALAESREALKVFRALPERGRQDVAEQVSSLDKLPDSRSLPFAERVKVQQQKWQLPLLPTTTIGSFPQTPEVRQARLKWRKGVWNQERYDGFIRQQIADAITFQEELGLDVLVHGEFERTDMVEFFGEKLAGYLFTKGGWVQSYGSRCVKPPVIYADVAFTGPMTVKESLYAQSLTSLPVKGMLTGPVTILNWSFVRDDLSREEVANQIALALRYEVQALEEAGIEMIQVDEPAIREGLPLKAEDHEHYLNWAVRSFRIATNSVKATTQIHTHMCYSEFNDMIGSISAMDADVISIETSRSHGELIVSFEEQEYDKGIGLGVYDIHSPRVPKVEEMTQAIERALRVLDAGQFWINPDCGLKTRGWEETGAALRNMVQAAVIVREKSGAVSR; encoded by the coding sequence ATGACAAACAACATCAAGACGAGCAGCCTCGGTTATCCGAGAATCGGAAAGAACCGGGAGTGGAAAAAGACGCTGGAGGCTTACTGGAGCGGCAAAATCAATGAAGAAGCCTTCCGCGCGGAAATGGCCGGGATTCAGCTTCAGCACCTCAAGACACAGCAGCAGGCCGGGATCGCACTGATTCCTGTCAATGATTTCACCTTTTATGACCATGTGCTGGATACCGCTGCTATGTTTGGCATTGTTCCTCCGCGATATGCCTACGATGGCGGAGACATTCCGCTCGATCTGTACTTCGCCATGGCGCGCGGCAATTCGGCCGCCCCTGCCTGCGAGATGACCAAATGGTTCAATACGAATTACCATTATATCGTGCCGGAAATCGGCGGGCAGACTCCCCGCCTGATTGAGAACAAACCGCTCGCTGCCTACCGTTTCGCCAAAGAGCAGGCGGGTATTGAAGGCAAGCCGGTTATAGTCGGACTCTATACCTTCCTGAAGCTCTCCAAGGGGTTCGCTGCCGATCAAATTGCAGAGGTTGCTGCCCGTTTCCTGCCGGTGTATGTGCAGCTGCTGCAGGAGCTGCAGCAGGAAGGCGTGGCTTGGGTACAGATCGACGAACCGGCTATCGTAACCGGCTTAACCGCGGAAGAAGTTGAACTGCTGGGAACTATCTACAGAGAGATCGCTGCAGCAGTGCCCGGACTTCATGTCTTGCTGCAGACTTACTTTGAAGCCGCAGAGCCGCTGGAAGCGCTGCTGGAGTTGCCTGTGCAGGGTATCGGACTGGACTTTGTCCATGACGGCGGGGCTAATCTGGCCTCGATCCGGCGTCTGGGCTGGCCAGAGGACAAATGGCTGGGAGCGGGCATTATCGACGGGCGCAATATTTGGCGCTCCGATCTGGATGCCAAGCTTGAGCTGGTCCGTGCGCTGAAGTCCCATGTGCCGGACGAACGGCTGATCCTCCAGCCATCCTCCAGTCTGCTGCATGTGCCGGTAACTGTTCAAGGCGAGGACAAGTTAAAGCCTGCGGTACGGCAGGCGTTGGCCTTCGCCGATGAGAAGCTGGCGGAGCTGAGTCTGATTGCAGCAGCGGCGGGCGAGGATGGGCAGGTCTATGCCGCAGCGCTCGCTGAGAGCCGCGAGGCGCTGAAAGTGTTCCGCGCCCTGCCGGAACGCGGGCGCCAGGATGTGGCTGAGCAGGTGAGCAGCCTGGATAAGCTGCCGGACAGCCGCAGCTTGCCTTTCGCGGAACGCGTGAAGGTGCAGCAGCAGAAGTGGCAGCTGCCGCTGCTGCCGACAACGACGATCGGCAGCTTCCCGCAGACGCCTGAAGTGCGCCAGGCCCGGCTCAAATGGCGCAAGGGTGTCTGGAATCAGGAGCGCTATGACGGATTTATCCGCCAGCAAATTGCAGATGCGATTACTTTTCAAGAGGAGCTCGGGCTGGATGTGCTCGTGCACGGTGAATTTGAGCGGACGGATATGGTTGAATTCTTCGGCGAGAAGCTGGCAGGGTACCTCTTTACTAAAGGGGGCTGGGTCCAATCCTACGGTTCACGTTGTGTGAAGCCGCCGGTCATTTATGCCGATGTTGCGTTTACCGGCCCTATGACCGTGAAGGAAAGTCTGTACGCCCAGTCGCTCACCAGTCTTCCGGTAAAAGGGATGCTGACCGGTCCGGTGACCATTCTGAACTGGTCGTTTGTCCGTGATGATCTCAGCCGTGAAGAGGTGGCTAACCAGATCGCCCTTGCCCTGCGGTATGAGGTTCAGGCGCTTGAGGAAGCGGGAATCGAGATGATTCAGGTGGATGAACCGGCGATCCGTGAAGGCCTGCCGTTAAAGGCTGAAGATCATGAGCATTATTTGAACTGGGCGGTAAGATCTTTCCGTATCGCTACCAACTCTGTGAAGGCGACCACGCAGATCCATACGCATATGTGCTACAGTGAGTTCAATGACATGATCGGATCGATCTCGGCGATGGATGCCGATGTAATCTCCATCGAGACCTCGCGCAGCCATGGGGAGCTGATCGTCAGCTTTGAAGAACAGGAGTATGACAAGGGAATCGGTCTTGGTGTGTATGATATTCATAGTCCGCGTGTACCGAAGGTAGAGGAAATGACACAGGCTATTGAGCGGGCGCTGCGTGTGCTTGATGCCGGACAGTTCTGGATTAATCCGGACTGCGGCCTGAAGACACGGGGCTGGGAAGAAACCGGAGCGGCGCTGCGCAACATGGTGCAGGCTGCCGTGATTGTCAGAGAGAAGAGCGGAGCGGTCAGCCGCTGA
- a CDS encoding DUF1540 domain-containing protein, translated as MAKDVLCAVNSCTYWAEENKCNAESIFVAYHSSKEPTQSEETDCKTFESK; from the coding sequence ATGGCAAAAGACGTATTGTGCGCAGTGAACTCTTGCACCTATTGGGCAGAAGAGAACAAATGCAACGCTGAGTCCATTTTTGTTGCTTATCACAGCTCCAAAGAGCCTACACAGTCTGAAGAAACAGACTGCAAAACTTTCGAAAGTAAATAA
- a CDS encoding undecaprenyl-diphosphate phosphatase, with translation MELLTIMKAIILGIVEGLTEFAPVSSTGHMVIVDDMWLKSQEFLGKYAANTFKVVIQLGSILAVVIIFRNRFIDLLGLKRFSRKELTAVPEGQPPVETEGRLKLAQVIVGLIPAGILGFLFEDYIDEHLFSTSTVLIGLVIGAIFMIFADRFAPKKIKTESVDQITYRQALSVGLIQCLSLWPGFSRSGSTISGGVLLGMSHRAAADFTFIMAVPIMAGASLISLVKNWQYFTIDALPFFIAGFISAFLFALLSMKFFLKLINRIKLMPFAIYRLVLAGVVYLVWF, from the coding sequence ATGGAGCTGCTGACTATCATGAAAGCCATCATTCTGGGAATTGTAGAAGGATTAACTGAATTTGCTCCGGTATCCTCGACCGGCCATATGGTAATCGTGGATGATATGTGGCTGAAATCCCAGGAATTTCTCGGAAAATATGCGGCGAACACGTTCAAAGTAGTCATCCAGCTGGGTTCGATCCTGGCGGTAGTGATCATTTTCCGCAACCGGTTCATCGACCTGCTGGGTCTCAAGCGGTTTAGCCGCAAGGAGCTGACGGCGGTGCCGGAAGGACAACCTCCGGTGGAGACGGAAGGCCGGCTGAAGCTGGCGCAGGTCATTGTAGGACTTATCCCTGCAGGAATCCTCGGTTTTCTGTTCGAGGATTACATCGATGAGCATTTATTCTCGACGTCGACGGTGTTGATCGGTCTGGTCATTGGTGCAATATTCATGATTTTTGCCGACCGGTTCGCCCCCAAAAAAATCAAGACAGAGAGTGTTGACCAAATTACATATAGACAGGCGCTATCGGTAGGTTTGATCCAATGCTTGTCGCTCTGGCCCGGCTTTTCACGCTCCGGATCGACCATCTCAGGTGGTGTGCTGCTGGGTATGAGCCACCGTGCGGCTGCCGATTTTACCTTTATTATGGCGGTGCCGATTATGGCGGGTGCGAGTCTGATTTCACTGGTCAAGAACTGGCAGTATTTTACGATAGATGCCCTGCCGTTTTTTATTGCCGGGTTCATTAGTGCCTTCCTGTTCGCGCTGCTCTCTATGAAGTTTTTCCTGAAGCTGATCAACCGGATCAAGCTCATGCCGTTTGCGATTTACCGTCTCGTTCTTGCCGGGGTAGTCTACCTCGTCTGGTTCTAA
- a CDS encoding TVP38/TMEM64 family protein, giving the protein MRKWLMALLYVAGVILVFIYRNEILGWLREDHNLLLSIGAATLLAFFPVIPYKAVIALFGYAYGSVAGAAICWLATTIAAAVVYGIVKYIFQDRAGTYLASIPLLEKFSSAVQRRPFASIVLARLTPVIPQMAVNIYAGVSGLHFWSYLAATGLGKIPGILLYAFLGGQLFLHPKSAVIAILIYVAVIALAVWSLRPRRSLE; this is encoded by the coding sequence ATGAGAAAATGGCTGATGGCTTTGCTGTATGTTGCGGGTGTAATCCTTGTGTTTATCTATAGAAATGAAATCCTGGGCTGGCTGCGGGAGGATCACAATCTCCTCCTGTCGATCGGCGCGGCCACATTGCTGGCCTTTTTTCCTGTCATACCCTATAAGGCTGTCATCGCTTTATTCGGATATGCCTACGGAAGTGTAGCCGGCGCAGCCATCTGCTGGTTAGCGACCACTATAGCTGCCGCGGTAGTGTACGGCATCGTAAAATATATATTTCAAGACAGGGCGGGTACATACTTAGCCTCTATACCACTGCTTGAGAAATTCTCGTCTGCCGTACAGCGGCGCCCCTTTGCTTCCATCGTGCTTGCCCGTCTGACTCCGGTAATTCCGCAAATGGCGGTGAACATCTACGCCGGTGTATCCGGACTGCACTTCTGGAGTTATCTCGCCGCTACCGGCCTAGGCAAAATCCCCGGCATATTGCTGTACGCCTTTCTTGGAGGACAGCTGTTCCTTCATCCGAAAAGCGCTGTTATAGCTATTCTGATCTATGTCGCCGTAATCGCACTGGCCGTATGGTCCCTCCGGCCCCGCCGTTCCTTGGAATAA
- a CDS encoding MerR family transcriptional regulator, with translation MTTARAGTIGARCFELGLKSLRVISTDNLNYGCENKLLTVPLGISLFYYKEVLLMKISAIMDITGLTKKAINYYEEEGLLSPHVNPENNYREYSQNDAGVLVQISVLRQFDVPLKDIKTMISNPQRLKDCLEQHLVRLDNEIKRLEKSKNVLRSSLSSFDSDEIGLLQLTQQLSVLNKTLELDERSREGFMKKQIERIFPGNFGKMLIMQYSSFLNEPIDTPEKEEAWISIVKFLDEVEVIKYPQEIVDMYEKLTIKDVEKYEKHINDYIEKRLTITDEGLVNEREKISDYIHRLKHDPDMQAEYIRLTNLSEGMRGLMNEIGYYDKFVKNLKILSKAFCAYNEKVEELSEFSKLSNITFDVQ, from the coding sequence ATGACAACAGCGCGTGCCGGCACAATCGGTGCGCGCTGTTTTGAGTTGGGCTTGAAATCGCTGAGAGTAATAAGTACGGACAATCTGAACTATGGCTGTGAAAATAAGTTATTGACTGTTCCCTTGGGTATTAGCTTATTTTATTACAAGGAGGTGTTATTGATGAAAATAAGTGCGATTATGGATATTACGGGCCTTACCAAAAAAGCAATAAACTATTATGAGGAAGAAGGGTTACTAAGCCCTCATGTTAATCCTGAAAACAATTATCGGGAGTATTCGCAAAATGATGCCGGTGTATTGGTGCAAATATCTGTTTTGAGACAATTTGATGTACCTCTAAAGGATATCAAAACCATGATATCGAACCCTCAAAGGTTAAAAGATTGTTTAGAACAACACTTAGTAAGACTTGACAATGAGATCAAAAGACTTGAAAAAAGCAAAAATGTGCTTCGATCCAGCCTGAGCAGTTTCGATTCTGATGAGATTGGACTTCTGCAATTAACACAACAACTATCGGTGCTGAATAAAACTCTTGAGCTGGATGAGCGTAGCAGAGAGGGTTTTATGAAAAAGCAGATTGAGCGTATTTTTCCAGGGAACTTTGGGAAGATGTTGATCATGCAATACAGTTCTTTCTTAAATGAACCTATAGATACGCCGGAAAAAGAGGAAGCGTGGATTTCCATAGTTAAATTCTTAGATGAAGTCGAAGTGATAAAATATCCACAGGAAATAGTCGACATGTATGAAAAGCTGACAATTAAAGATGTTGAAAAGTATGAAAAACATATTAATGACTATATCGAGAAACGGCTTACCATAACAGACGAGGGACTTGTAAACGAAAGAGAGAAAATTTCTGATTATATTCACCGATTAAAACACGATCCTGATATGCAGGCAGAATATATAAGATTGACAAATCTATCCGAAGGGATGAGGGGATTGATGAATGAAATTGGATATTATGATAAGTTTGTTAAAAATCTAAAAATTCTAAGCAAAGCGTTTTGTGCTTATAATGAAAAAGTGGAAGAGCTTTCGGAATTTTCAAAGTTATCAAATATTACATTTGACGTTCAATAA
- a CDS encoding DUF4349 domain-containing protein gives MRKWGLHYFLSLLVLTVVLAGCGSGDDSNSAADQLSANTFSEGGAADSVPAAASVQSKDSSAESATVTAGGQDQKTDANKTGTAKNLGTEQGAEQPSGFTGSDVAAGLNKKLIYRANLNMEVKDYASAQSDVRNMITLAGGYIIEFSENMSEYEKGGTFILKVPASGFSSFLDNLEKIKNENIQQSITGQDVSEEYVDLESRLKAKQLMENQYIEFMKKATKSADLVAFANQLGAIQEEIEQIKGRMRYIDQNVSFSTVELRLYQTDESLAVTQKKEQGPLLERASDALKSSLNALSIMFQWLVVFLAAALPVLLIGGVVTAIVLWYRRKSKEREKTHMERIGQINREQNRENLNRSSTEPAPENRTAPEEDGGEPENKG, from the coding sequence ATGCGAAAATGGGGTCTGCATTACTTTTTATCTTTATTGGTTCTAACAGTTGTGCTGGCAGGCTGCGGTTCAGGCGACGACAGCAACTCGGCTGCTGATCAACTCAGTGCGAACACCTTCTCTGAGGGAGGGGCGGCAGATTCAGTACCTGCGGCTGCTTCGGTTCAATCAAAGGATTCTTCGGCGGAGTCTGCTACAGTAACAGCAGGCGGACAGGATCAGAAAACCGATGCGAACAAGACCGGTACAGCCAAGAATCTTGGTACAGAACAGGGTGCTGAACAACCTTCCGGATTTACCGGGAGCGATGTTGCAGCCGGACTGAACAAGAAGCTGATCTACCGGGCCAACCTCAATATGGAGGTAAAGGACTATGCCTCAGCGCAAAGTGATGTACGTAACATGATTACTTTGGCCGGCGGCTATATTATTGAATTCTCGGAGAATATGTCTGAATACGAGAAGGGCGGGACCTTTATTCTGAAGGTGCCGGCTTCCGGATTCTCGTCTTTTCTGGATAATCTGGAGAAGATCAAGAATGAGAACATTCAGCAAAGCATTACAGGGCAGGATGTCTCAGAGGAATATGTTGATCTGGAATCACGTCTTAAGGCTAAGCAGCTGATGGAGAACCAGTATATCGAGTTTATGAAAAAAGCAACCAAATCGGCCGACCTGGTCGCTTTCGCTAACCAGCTTGGAGCGATTCAGGAGGAAATCGAACAGATTAAAGGCAGAATGCGTTATATTGATCAAAATGTCTCCTTCTCCACCGTGGAGCTCCGCCTCTATCAGACGGACGAAAGTCTTGCCGTTACGCAGAAGAAAGAGCAGGGTCCGCTGTTAGAGCGGGCATCGGATGCACTCAAGAGCAGCCTGAACGCTTTGTCCATTATGTTCCAGTGGCTGGTTGTTTTCCTTGCAGCGGCACTTCCGGTGCTCCTTATAGGCGGAGTGGTTACAGCGATTGTCCTCTGGTACCGGAGAAAATCCAAGGAGCGTGAGAAGACGCATATGGAGCGGATCGGCCAGATCAACCGGGAGCAGAACAGGGAGAATCTGAACCGCAGCAGCACAGAGCCTGCGCCGGAGAATAGAACTGCCCCCGAGGAAGATGGCGGTGAACCGGAGAATAAAGGATAA
- a CDS encoding DedA family protein yields the protein MKTWITDFMEQFGYLGIFLMLALENIFPPIPSEVILPFGGFMTTTSGMTIPGVLVASTAGSLLGALVLYWIGRMLDVNRLERIVDRWGGLLRISGKDIRKADAWFDKYGYWTVLFCRMIPLVRSLISIPAGMSGMKFGLFMLFTTIGTLGWNVLLILLGAALGESWEDIGVYMEAYSSVVYVLIAVGVVVGGVLYFRKRQSGRKPVDTTD from the coding sequence ATGAAAACATGGATTACCGATTTTATGGAACAGTTCGGCTATCTGGGCATTTTTCTGATGCTGGCCCTGGAAAATATTTTTCCGCCTATTCCCTCGGAGGTAATCCTTCCGTTCGGCGGTTTCATGACAACCACTTCCGGGATGACCATCCCCGGCGTGCTGGTCGCCTCAACGGCCGGCTCGCTGCTGGGAGCGCTTGTGCTGTACTGGATCGGCCGGATGCTTGACGTGAACAGACTGGAGCGGATTGTGGACCGCTGGGGCGGACTGCTCCGGATCAGCGGAAAAGATATCCGCAAAGCGGATGCCTGGTTCGACAAATACGGCTACTGGACGGTATTATTCTGCCGGATGATTCCGCTGGTGCGGAGTCTGATCTCCATTCCTGCCGGAATGTCGGGGATGAAATTCGGATTATTCATGCTGTTTACGACGATCGGGACGCTCGGCTGGAATGTGCTGCTTATTCTGCTGGGTGCTGCGCTGGGAGAATCCTGGGAGGATATTGGCGTGTACATGGAAGCTTACTCGAGTGTCGTCTACGTATTGATTGCTGTGGGAGTTGTTGTGGGTGGTGTGCTCTATTTCCGCAAACGCCAGTCCGGTAGAAAACCGGTAGATACCACAGATTAA